The genomic region GGTTGGTTTTTGAGAGTATATTTTCATACTTAAAATCAATCCGAAGCAGATAAAGAAATATAAAGCATGCTATGGCCAGTATCACACGGAAAGCTGCGTTTCCAAACTTTTTCCAGCTTCTGAATAGTCCTTTTTCAAATAACAGGGGAATAAAAACTTTGGCCAGATTGGTAATGGTAATACCGCCAATTGTAATTCCGGCAAGGGTAAGGGCAGATCCGGGTATTTTCTCATCTTTTCTGAGTTTTACAGCTGCATAATAATTGTAGATGCTGAGTAAAAGAAGGGTATAGGTGAAGTTTTCCGGAGTGAAAGACAGGAGAATTGCTGTTGAAAAGAATCCGAAAAACAAAACAAGCAGTAAACTAATCTTTAAAGGCAGTCTGATGATGTTCTTCAGATATTTGAAAATCTGCACAATACATAAACTTATTGCAATATTACTAAGCCATGCCAGGGTAAGCCGGAATGTGGCATCCATTTTTCCTCCTGAAACGAAAAGGGAAAATTCTCTGATCCAATTAAAGAAATAGTAAGCCAACGGATGTCTTTCGAAGCTTCCGCCGGTCATTACAATTGCTTTGTTGTCGAAACTGAAATAAGCATCCCAGGGAATCCTGCTGTCAAAAATAATGCGATAATGAAGAGCAATGTAGGTTCCTAATGTTCCATAGCAGAAGAGAAAGAGCATAAAAACTACCAGTTCTGTATATGAAGATGGAAATACCTGTTTTAAGAGGGTAATGATTTTTTTTCTGATCAAAGACACGTGTTAATTTTTTACAAAAATAGAATAAAAAAACTCATCGGATCTGATGAGTTTAAAGATTATGATTCTGTAATTATTATTTGACACTAAGAACTGCAGGATAATGTGGAACAGCCGGCAGTATCATCATAGATGTCCGGTCTTTTTGCTGAAAACTCAGGGTAGAGTTCTTCGTAAGGATTTTCTAAAGCATGAGTGAGTTTTTCCAGCATTCCGTTTTTTCCGGTATTTATTTCCTCAATGCATTGATAAAGGAGATAATTTCTCAGTGTGAATTTCGGATTCGAATGTTTCATAAGGGATAAAGATTCTTCTTTTGAAATGGTGTTGGATGATAATCTTTCTTCATATTTCTTTATAAAATCTTCCAGCTTTCCCGTTTTTTCATCATCCAGAGCGGAATAGGAAATGTTTTCGAACAGAGCTTTGATATCACTGGCTAGGTTTAACTTTTCCAGCTGATTGAAAAATAAGGTGTAATCCAGGTGAAGTTCCTGCATCAGGCCCTGCCAGCTAATGAAGAATTCCTCATCAGTTTCTCTAAGTTCATCGAATCCGAATTTTCTGCAGAGCATTTTATCGTGGGCTTCCCAGAAATAAGTTCCGTAATGATTCAGAGTATCTTCTAAGAATTTTTCGTCTTTAATTAACGGATGAAGGGCGTTGGCAAGCTGCCAGAGATTCCATTGTGAGATCTGGCCCTGTTTTCCAAAGGCATACCTTCTTCCCGGAAGATCAGTGGTATTCGGGGTGAAATTCAGGTCATATTCGTCCATCATCGAATAGGGTCCATAATCTATGGTTAAGCCTAAAACGGACATATTATCGGTATTCATAACCCCATGAACAAATCCTACCCTAAACCATTCGGTCATGAGGTCTGCTGTTCTGGTGCATATGTTTTCAAAGAAATCTTTGTATTTCTGAATGCCGTCTGAAATAATTTCCGGATAGTAATTGTCAATGGTAAAATCAACAAGATTCTGAAGGGTTTTGTATTCTCCCTGGGCAGATAGCAGCTCAAAATGCCCGAAGCGCAGGAAACTTTCAGCGGTTCTGATGACTACAGCACCTTTTTCCAGCTGTGGATTTCCGTTGTACATGATATCTCTTACCACATCTTCACCGGTAAAAGCAAGGCTTAAAGCTCTGGTGGTAGGAACTCCGAGGTGATACATGGCTTCACTCATCAGGTATTCGCGCACTGATGACCTCAATACGGCTCTTCCGTCTGCATGTCTTGAATATGGTGTTGCACCGGCGCCTTTCCATTGGATTTCTGTTTTTTTTCCATCTCTGCTTGTGATTTCCCCGGCAAGAATAGCTCTTCCGTCTCCAAGCTGTCCGGCCCAGTTTCCAAACT from Chryseobacterium shigense harbors:
- a CDS encoding DUF6080 domain-containing protein, with amino-acid sequence MSLIRKKIITLLKQVFPSSYTELVVFMLFLFCYGTLGTYIALHYRIIFDSRIPWDAYFSFDNKAIVMTGGSFERHPLAYYFFNWIREFSLFVSGGKMDATFRLTLAWLSNIAISLCIVQIFKYLKNIIRLPLKISLLLVLFFGFFSTAILLSFTPENFTYTLLLLSIYNYYAAVKLRKDEKIPGSALTLAGITIGGITITNLAKVFIPLLFEKGLFRSWKKFGNAAFRVILAIACFIFLYLLRIDFKYENILSKTNQQYERFSNVESIPNWDMMLSYFFGGSILFPSFMAADKHNMKGFHFKGLLMEPYSSPFCYAFVAILLTLILWSYIKNFKNKFVQVIAISFFIDIVIHCIMRFGLHTSYIYGGHFVFVYPLLLGWLFYAYRSKPVITSILMVITGILFVFLLTNNLFRMSDFFRFLETYYQ
- a CDS encoding protein adenylyltransferase SelO, which translates into the protein MNIEQIRQPFTDIFPGDYSGNPMQRNTPKVLFATIEPAGFDSPKLIAFNESLSQEIGLGKYEAKDLNFLVGNNLPENIKTYATAYAGHQFGNWAGQLGDGRAILAGEITSRDGKKTEIQWKGAGATPYSRHADGRAVLRSSVREYLMSEAMYHLGVPTTRALSLAFTGEDVVRDIMYNGNPQLEKGAVVIRTAESFLRFGHFELLSAQGEYKTLQNLVDFTIDNYYPEIISDGIQKYKDFFENICTRTADLMTEWFRVGFVHGVMNTDNMSVLGLTIDYGPYSMMDEYDLNFTPNTTDLPGRRYAFGKQGQISQWNLWQLANALHPLIKDEKFLEDTLNHYGTYFWEAHDKMLCRKFGFDELRETDEEFFISWQGLMQELHLDYTLFFNQLEKLNLASDIKALFENISYSALDDEKTGKLEDFIKKYEERLSSNTISKEESLSLMKHSNPKFTLRNYLLYQCIEEINTGKNGMLEKLTHALENPYEELYPEFSAKRPDIYDDTAGCSTLSCSS